The Odocoileus virginianus isolate 20LAN1187 ecotype Illinois unplaced genomic scaffold, Ovbor_1.2 Unplaced_Scaffold_6, whole genome shotgun sequence genome includes a window with the following:
- the LOC139033429 gene encoding uncharacterized protein gives MEHQPPVTQEKMKTSYQLRSRKNVKVARGTVRVGNPIPAKLPKKTSQKTPTTKKLKKIRGSKLCSKSSKVNEQLNQKGPEEVPETVKAPVSPPTQSEPEEVPETVETPVSPPTQSEPEEIPETVETPVSPPTQSEPEEVPETVETPVSPPTQSEPEEVPETVEAPVTPPTQSEPEEVPETVETPVSPPTHSEPEEVPETVEAPVTPPTQSEPEEVPDTVEAPAIPPIQREPEEVPETVETPAIPAGPVDSQ, from the exons ATGGAACACCAACCTCCTGTTACCCAGGAGAAGATGAAGACCTCCTATCAATTGAGGTCCAGAAAAAATGTCAAG GTGGCCAGGGGAACCGTGAGGGTGGGTAATCCCATTCCAGCAAAGCTGCCCAAGAAAACTTCTCAGAAAACTCCCACCACAAAAAAGCTTAAGAAAATCCGAGGCTCAAAGCTCTGTAGCAAGAGTTCCAAGGTGAATGAACAGCTGAATCAGAAGGGACCAGAGGAGGTCCCAGAGACCGTGAAGGCTCCTGTCAGTCCACCTACACAGAGCGAACCAGAGGAGGTCCCAGAGACTGTGGAAACTCCTGTTAGTCCACCTACACAGAGCGAACCAGAGGAGATCCCAGAAACTGTGGAAACTCCCGTCAGTCCACCTACACAGAGCGAACCAGAGGAGGTCCCAGAGACTGTGGAAACTCCTGTTAGTCCACCTACACAGAGCGAACCAGAGGAGGTCCCAGAGACCGTGGAGGCTCCTGTCACTCCACCTACACAGAGCGAACCAGAGGAGGTCCCAGAGACTGTGGAAACTCCTGTTAGTCCACCTACACACAGCGAACCAGAGGAGGTCCCAGAGACCGTGGAGGCTCCTGTCACTCCACCTACACAGAGCGAACCAGAGGAGGTCCCAGACACCGTGGAGGCTCCTGCCATTCCACCTATTCAGAGGGAACCAGAGGAGGTCCCAGAGACCGTGGAGACCCCTGCCATTCCAGCTGGACCAGTGGACAGCCAGTGA